GTACCGGGTCTATACCCGGCGGGGGCGTGTGTTCTCCGTGGAGGATGAACACGGCACCATCGCCGAGGGGATGCCCGTGGTGCGGGAAGGCAATGTCCGGGCTTGGGTGTCCATCATGTACGGGTGCAACAACTTCTGCTCATACTGCATCGTCCCCTACGTCCGGGGCCGGGAGCGCAGCCGTGAGCCCCAGTGCATCATCGATGACGTGCGGCAGCTGGCCGCCGAGGGGTATAAGGAAATCACTCTGCTGGGGCAGAACGTCAACTCCTACGGCAAGGATCTGGAGACGCCGTGGGACTTTGCCGACCTCCTGCGGGAGCTGGACAAAATCGAGGGGGACTATCTGATCCGGTTCATGTCCTCCCAGCCCAAGGACGCCACCCCCAAGCTGTTTGACACCATGGCCCGGAGCAGGCACGTGGCCCACCAGCTGCACCTGCCGGTGCAGTCCGGCTGCGACCGGGTGCTGCGGGCCATGAACCGGCCCTATGACCGGGCCAAGTATCTGGAGCTCATCACCTATGCCCGGAAGGTCATGCCCGATCTGGTGCTGACCTCGGATGTCATCATCGGCTTCCCCGGCGAGACGGAGGCGGAGGCTATGGAGACGGTGGAGCTGGTGCGGCAGGTGGAATTCGACGCCCTGTTCACCTTCATCTTCTCTCCCCGGCCCGGTACGCCGGCGGCCAAAATGGACGATCCCGTCCCCCGCAGCGAGAAGCAGAAGTGGTTCGACACTCTCTGCGCCGTGCAGAACGATATCTCCGCCCGGCTCCACGCCCGATATGTGGGCCAGACCCTGCGTGTGCTGGTGGACGGCCGCACCGACGACGCGCGCTGGCCCCTATCCGCCCGGACGGCGGGAGGACGGCTGGTACATCTGGTGGGCGACGAGGA
The genomic region above belongs to Vescimonas coprocola and contains:
- the miaB gene encoding tRNA (N6-isopentenyl adenosine(37)-C2)-methylthiotransferase MiaB; translation: MDRKTVLLDEAQLERQREYTRQLAALHQQRGKPVYALVDTFGCQQNVADSQHILGMLRDMGCQFTDDAAQADIVVLNTCAIRDHAEKRVYGNLGALTHTKKQNPEQVICLCGCMAQRPEVAEKVRQSYRHVDLVFGPQALWKFPELLYRVYTRRGRVFSVEDEHGTIAEGMPVVREGNVRAWVSIMYGCNNFCSYCIVPYVRGRERSREPQCIIDDVRQLAAEGYKEITLLGQNVNSYGKDLETPWDFADLLRELDKIEGDYLIRFMSSQPKDATPKLFDTMARSRHVAHQLHLPVQSGCDRVLRAMNRPYDRAKYLELITYARKVMPDLVLTSDVIIGFPGETEAEAMETVELVRQVEFDALFTFIFSPRPGTPAAKMDDPVPRSEKQKWFDTLCAVQNDISARLHARYVGQTLRVLVDGRTDDARWPLSARTAGGRLVHLVGDEDALGQYRQVRITDSNTWALFGEMV